From a single Deltaproteobacteria bacterium genomic region:
- a CDS encoding 50S ribosomal protein L24: protein MRIKKNDKVMVISGKEKGKVGKILKVFPEKNRVIVEKVNYIKRHTRPGGKVSKGGIIEKEAPLHVSNVKLICGKCTDPVRVGYQRQPDGKTLRICKKCGEILENK, encoded by the coding sequence ATAAGAATCAAAAAGAATGACAAAGTCATGGTTATTTCCGGGAAAGAAAAGGGTAAGGTTGGAAAAATCCTTAAAGTCTTTCCGGAAAAAAACCGGGTAATCGTAGAAAAAGTCAACTATATCAAACGGCATACACGTCCCGGAGGAAAGGTCAGTAAAGGGGGTATCATTGAAAAAGAGGCCCCCCTCCATGTTTCCAATGTGAAGCTCATCTGTGGAAAATGCACCGACCCGGTTCGGGTTGGTTATCAGAGGCAACCGGATGGGAAAACGCTCCGCATTTGCAAAAAATGCGGGGAGATTTTGGAGAATAAATAG